In Penaeus monodon isolate SGIC_2016 chromosome 43, NSTDA_Pmon_1, whole genome shotgun sequence, one DNA window encodes the following:
- the LOC119568073 gene encoding uncharacterized protein LOC119568073 produces MATRERSPPSRLGDESTHEFYDVTVTPSEVTRRRRTDGRTERTRSRPLTKRKGDTKRFRTEGETHCTSGARSSHLETDTKHDVKMSSGYNPDSPAFPHERSLASSGLPDTNIYTAFIRSVVDYLSPTLSQLSKTALDPLEKFQNKVMRCILGCPVSTRIANMQQELRLLPLVERIFANVTFFTVKCLHSSSLAPHYAGLINMSLDPDSRPPQLRPGGRALIRNVCRDLRRLDINVPQEEVDHGPPPWQTTPVAVSYTPTCRRDLPCQQKQLALEAIDKVRSSIPASHTLYVDGSLQIDGTAGCAVYSPTMEPPNEGWTGRRLRDWSSSTSCELHGLLDAVSLLLRTRSNGLVICDSQSALCALSSPKPEARSLVNNILRHLVTAIRHALVIHFLWIPSHVGVAANDVVDRLAKAACRLALPAADASPATLSHYKRRIRTSAQLSTTRRRNVERPASVSIQHYDHFASRPYKYRRRGLLVRRHNVVAARLRLGYRPVWQVGEAEDVPQYSSCKLCDAYNANHLQHYCLECPKVADLISNRDSVLDVCKYLLAEDNLDVILLQYPYFGGR; encoded by the exons CGAGTCAACACACGAGTTCTATGACGTCACAGTGACACCGTCGGAGGTCACTAGACGCCGAAGGACCGACGGAAGAACCGAGAGAACGAGGTCACGACCGCTGACCAAGAGAAAGGGCGATACGAAACGGTTTCGAACTGAAGGAGAAACACACTGCACTTCTGGCGCCCGTTCCTCACACCTCGAGACT GATACTAAACATGACGTCAAGATGTCTTCAGGTTATAATCCGGATTCACCCGCATTCCCTCACGAACGCTCGCTTGCCTCGTCGGGGCTTCCGGATAC AAATATCTACACAGCTTTTATCCGTTCAGTAGTTGATTATCTATCTCCAACTCTTAGTCAACTCTCCAAGACAGCACTAGATCCCCTAGAAAAATTTCAGAATAAGGTAATGCGCTGCATTCTAGGATGCCCAGTGTCCACTAGGATTGCTAACATGCAGCAGGAgcttcgtctccttcctcttgTGGAACGAATCTTTGCCAATGTAACATTCTTTACTGTTAAGTGTCTCCATTCCTCCAGTCTTGCTCCACATTATGCAGGCCTTATTAATATGTCACTTGACCCCGATTCTCGTCCCCCACAACTCCGACCAGGTGGCCGTGCTCTTATTAGGAATGTTTGCCGAGACCTTAGAAGATTGGATATTAATGTTCCCCAAGAGGAAGTTGACCATGGTCCTCCCCCGTGGCAAACTACTCCTGTAGCAGTTTCCTACACACCCACCTGTAGGAGGGACCTACCCTGCCAACAGAAACAACTAGCCCTTGAGGCCATTGACAAGGTAAGGTCTTCCATTCCTGCCTCTCACACCCTCTACGTTGACGGTTCTTTACAAATAGATGGAACTGCTGGCTGTGCTGTCTACTCTCCTACTATGGAACCACCGAATGAAGGATGGACTGGACGCCGTCTGCGGGACTGGTCAAGCTCTACCTCCTGTGAACTGCATGGGCTTCTAGATGCTGTTAGCCTACTTTTAAGGACCAGAAGCAATGGACTAGTTATTTGTGACTCGCAGTCTGCCCTCtgtgccctctcctccccaaagCCTGAGGCCCGTAGCCTAGTCAATAACATACTGCGCCATCTAGTCACGGCCATTAGACATGCACTTGTAATACATTTCCTATGGATTCCCTCGCACGTTGGAGTAGCAGCTAATGATGTTGTGGACCGTCTTGCCAAAGCTGCCTGTAGACTTGCCCTACCTGCGGCAGACGCCTCGCCAGCAACCCTCTCCCACTACAAGCGGAGGATACGTACTTCCGCTCAATTGTCAACCACCCGGCGCAGGAACGTCGAGCGGCCAGCGAGTGTGAGCATCCAGCACTACGACCACTTCGCCTCTCGTCCCTACAAGTACCGACGCCGCGGTCTGCTGGTAAGAAGACACAATGTGGTGGCTGCCCGGCTCCGGTTAGGCTACAGACCAGTGTGGCAGGTGGGCGAGGCAGAGGACGTGCCCCAGTACTCATCGTGCAAGTTGTGTGACGCATACAACGCGAACCACCTCCAGCATTACTGCCTCGAGTGTCCAAAAGTTGCTGATCTCATATCAAACAGAGACTCTGTCTTAGACGTGTGCAAGTACTTATTAGCAGAGGACAATCTAGATGTAATACTTTTGCAATACCCATATTTTGGTGGCCGTTAA